Proteins encoded in a region of the Sceloporus undulatus isolate JIND9_A2432 ecotype Alabama chromosome 11, SceUnd_v1.1, whole genome shotgun sequence genome:
- the GGNBP2 gene encoding gametogenetin-binding protein 2 isoform X1 has translation MWSVMNYRTQSTGEWKRCFPFPRRASPSCLMVMEFPDNVLNLDGHQNNGAQLKQFIQRHSMLKQQDLNIAMMVTSREVLSALSQLVPCVGCRRSVERLFSQLVESGNPALEPLTVGSKGVLSVTPSCMRDAKKLYTLFYVHGSKLNEMIDAIPKSKKNKRCQLHSLDTHKPKPLGGCWMDVWELMSQECRDEVVLIDSSCLLETLETYLRKHRFCTDCKNKVLRAYTILIGELDCNKEKGYCAALYEGLRCCPHERHIHVCCETDFIAHLLGRAEPEFAGGYERRERHAKTIDIAQEEVLTCLGIHLYERLHRIWQKLRAEEQTWQMLFYLGVDALRKSFEMAVERVQGISRLEQLCEEFSEEERVRELKQEKKRQKRKNRRKNKCACEIPAPLQAAEENDVSQEKENFLEGGCKACGGAEERGTCVEVIVTNENTSCTCPAGGTLLGSPKIKKGLSAHCNGSDCGYSSSMEGSETGSREGSDVACTEGICNHDENGDDPCPHRCDDKEEDGDSCVECWANSEDNNLKGKNKKKKKKNKKCEAEHIQKLGSCIVEASAHENSGTAVHTDFYRDKTKDPHAETCSCSEKVGQPVPWAEHRKTVLLCAEPPEVASAPDSGKGAKSLVELLDESECTSDEELFISQDEIQSFMANNKSFYSNREQYRQHLKEKFNKYCRLNDHKGPVCSGWLTTAGAN, from the exons ATGTGGTCAGTGATGAACTACCGAACTCAGTCCACCGGCGAGTGGAAACGTTGCTTTCCATTCCCCCGTCGTGCATCGCCGTCGTGTCTT ATGGTGATGGAGTTTCCCGATAATGTGTTAAACCTCGATGGACATCAGAACAACGGAGCACAATTAAAGCAGTTCATCCAG cGGCATAGCATGCTCAAGCAGCAGGATTTGAACATTGCCATGATGGTGACATCGCGCGAAGTCCTGAGCGCGCTCTCCCAGCTGGTCCCATGCGTCGGATGCCGTCGTAGCGTGGAGCGCCTCTTCTCTCAGCTTGTCGAGTCTGGGAACCCTGCCCTCGAGCCCCTCACGGTCGGGTCGAAAGGCGTCCTCTCCGTCACTCCGAGCTGCATGCGAGACGCAAAGAAGCTCTACACGCTTTTCTATGTGCATGG GTCCAAATTAAATGAAATGATAGACGCGATTCCAAAAAGTAAGAAGAACAAGCGATGCCAATTGCACTCCTTGGACACGCACAAGCCGAAACCCTTGGG GGGTTGCTGGATGGATGTGTGGGAACTCATGTCCCAGGAGTGCCGGGACGAAGTAGTCTTAATCGATTCCAGTTGCCTGTTGGAAACATTAGAAACATATCTGCGAAAGCACAG GTTTTGCACTGACTGCAAGAACAAAGTTCTGCGGGCCTATACCATTTTGATCGGGGAACTGGATTGCAACAAGGAGAAGGGCTACTGCGCTGCCCTCTACGAGGGGCTGCGCTGTTGCCCCCACGAGCGCCACATCCACGTCTGCTGCGAGACGGACTTCATCGCCCACCTCCTTGGCCGAGCCGAGCCCGAGTTCGCAGGAGGGTATGA gcgaCGGGAGAGGCACGCCAAGACAATTGACATCGCCCAAGAGGAGGTCCTCACCTGCCTGGGCATCCATCTCTACGAACGGCTGCACCGCATCTGGCAGAAGCTCCGGGCCGAGGAACAAACGTGGCAGATGCTCTTCTACTTGGGGGTTGATGCGCTCCGTAAAAGCTTTGAG ATGGCTGTGGAACGCGTGCAAGGCATCAGCCGGCTGGAGCAACTCTGCGAGGAGTTCTCCGAAGAGGAGCGAGTGCGGGAGCTCAAGCAGGAGAAGAAGCGGCAGAAGCGCAAGAACAGGCGGAAAAATAAGTGCGCGTGCGAGATCCCTGCTCCCTTGCAAGCGGCAGAAGAGAATGACGTGAGCCAGGAGAAG gaaaatttcttggAAGGCGGCTGCAAAGCCTGTGGCGGGGCGGAAGAGAGAGGCACCTGCGTTGAAGTTATCGTTACCAATGAGAACACATCCTGCACTTGTCCAGCCGGTGGCACTTTACTGGGATCACCTAAAATAAAGAAAG GTTTATCTGCACATTGTAATGGCAGCGACTGCGGCTATTCTTCCAGCATGGAGGGCAGCGAAACAGGATCGCGAGAGGGCTCCGATGTAGCTTGCACTGAAGGCATTTGCAACCATGATGAAAACG GCGATGACCCCTGCCCCCATCGCTGCGATGACAAGGAAGAGGACGGGGACAGTTGCGTGGAGTGCTGGGCCAACTCAGAAGACAATAACCTGAAAGgcaaaaacaagaagaagaaaaagaaaaacaagaagtgCGAGGCCGAGCAT ATCCAAAAGCTGGGGAGCTGCATTGTGGAGGCGAGCGCGCACGAGAACTCAGGAACCGCCGTGCACACAGACTTCTACCGGGACAAGACCAAAGACCCGCATGCCGAAACGTGCTCCTGCTCAGAGAAGGTTGGGCAGCCAGTCCCTTGGGCAGAGCACCGGAAAACAGTGCTCCTATGCGCAGAGCCTCCCGAGGTGGCCTCCGCTCCCGATTCTGGAAAGGGGGCTAAAAGTTTGGTGGAACTCCTT GACGAGTCCGAGTGCACTTCCGACGAGGAGCTCTTCATCTCCCAAGACGAGATCCAGTCCTT
- the GGNBP2 gene encoding gametogenetin-binding protein 2 isoform X3: protein MVMEFPDNVLNLDGHQNNGAQLKQFIQRHSMLKQQDLNIAMMVTSREVLSALSQLVPCVGCRRSVERLFSQLVESGNPALEPLTVGSKGVLSVTPSCMRDAKKLYTLFYVHGSKLNEMIDAIPKSKKNKRCQLHSLDTHKPKPLGGCWMDVWELMSQECRDEVVLIDSSCLLETLETYLRKHRFCTDCKNKVLRAYTILIGELDCNKEKGYCAALYEGLRCCPHERHIHVCCETDFIAHLLGRAEPEFAGGYERRERHAKTIDIAQEEVLTCLGIHLYERLHRIWQKLRAEEQTWQMLFYLGVDALRKSFEMAVERVQGISRLEQLCEEFSEEERVRELKQEKKRQKRKNRRKNKCACEIPAPLQAAEENDVSQEKENFLEGGCKACGGAEERGTCVEVIVTNENTSCTCPAGGTLLGSPKIKKGLSAHCNGSDCGYSSSMEGSETGSREGSDVACTEGICNHDENGDDPCPHRCDDKEEDGDSCVECWANSEDNNLKGKNKKKKKKNKKCEAEHIQKLGSCIVEASAHENSGTAVHTDFYRDKTKDPHAETCSCSEKVGQPVPWAEHRKTVLLCAEPPEVASAPDSGKGAKSLVELLDESECTSDEELFISQDEIQSFMANNKSFYSNREQYRQHLKEKFNKYCRLNDHKGPVCSGWLTTAGAN, encoded by the exons ATGGTGATGGAGTTTCCCGATAATGTGTTAAACCTCGATGGACATCAGAACAACGGAGCACAATTAAAGCAGTTCATCCAG cGGCATAGCATGCTCAAGCAGCAGGATTTGAACATTGCCATGATGGTGACATCGCGCGAAGTCCTGAGCGCGCTCTCCCAGCTGGTCCCATGCGTCGGATGCCGTCGTAGCGTGGAGCGCCTCTTCTCTCAGCTTGTCGAGTCTGGGAACCCTGCCCTCGAGCCCCTCACGGTCGGGTCGAAAGGCGTCCTCTCCGTCACTCCGAGCTGCATGCGAGACGCAAAGAAGCTCTACACGCTTTTCTATGTGCATGG GTCCAAATTAAATGAAATGATAGACGCGATTCCAAAAAGTAAGAAGAACAAGCGATGCCAATTGCACTCCTTGGACACGCACAAGCCGAAACCCTTGGG GGGTTGCTGGATGGATGTGTGGGAACTCATGTCCCAGGAGTGCCGGGACGAAGTAGTCTTAATCGATTCCAGTTGCCTGTTGGAAACATTAGAAACATATCTGCGAAAGCACAG GTTTTGCACTGACTGCAAGAACAAAGTTCTGCGGGCCTATACCATTTTGATCGGGGAACTGGATTGCAACAAGGAGAAGGGCTACTGCGCTGCCCTCTACGAGGGGCTGCGCTGTTGCCCCCACGAGCGCCACATCCACGTCTGCTGCGAGACGGACTTCATCGCCCACCTCCTTGGCCGAGCCGAGCCCGAGTTCGCAGGAGGGTATGA gcgaCGGGAGAGGCACGCCAAGACAATTGACATCGCCCAAGAGGAGGTCCTCACCTGCCTGGGCATCCATCTCTACGAACGGCTGCACCGCATCTGGCAGAAGCTCCGGGCCGAGGAACAAACGTGGCAGATGCTCTTCTACTTGGGGGTTGATGCGCTCCGTAAAAGCTTTGAG ATGGCTGTGGAACGCGTGCAAGGCATCAGCCGGCTGGAGCAACTCTGCGAGGAGTTCTCCGAAGAGGAGCGAGTGCGGGAGCTCAAGCAGGAGAAGAAGCGGCAGAAGCGCAAGAACAGGCGGAAAAATAAGTGCGCGTGCGAGATCCCTGCTCCCTTGCAAGCGGCAGAAGAGAATGACGTGAGCCAGGAGAAG gaaaatttcttggAAGGCGGCTGCAAAGCCTGTGGCGGGGCGGAAGAGAGAGGCACCTGCGTTGAAGTTATCGTTACCAATGAGAACACATCCTGCACTTGTCCAGCCGGTGGCACTTTACTGGGATCACCTAAAATAAAGAAAG GTTTATCTGCACATTGTAATGGCAGCGACTGCGGCTATTCTTCCAGCATGGAGGGCAGCGAAACAGGATCGCGAGAGGGCTCCGATGTAGCTTGCACTGAAGGCATTTGCAACCATGATGAAAACG GCGATGACCCCTGCCCCCATCGCTGCGATGACAAGGAAGAGGACGGGGACAGTTGCGTGGAGTGCTGGGCCAACTCAGAAGACAATAACCTGAAAGgcaaaaacaagaagaagaaaaagaaaaacaagaagtgCGAGGCCGAGCAT ATCCAAAAGCTGGGGAGCTGCATTGTGGAGGCGAGCGCGCACGAGAACTCAGGAACCGCCGTGCACACAGACTTCTACCGGGACAAGACCAAAGACCCGCATGCCGAAACGTGCTCCTGCTCAGAGAAGGTTGGGCAGCCAGTCCCTTGGGCAGAGCACCGGAAAACAGTGCTCCTATGCGCAGAGCCTCCCGAGGTGGCCTCCGCTCCCGATTCTGGAAAGGGGGCTAAAAGTTTGGTGGAACTCCTT GACGAGTCCGAGTGCACTTCCGACGAGGAGCTCTTCATCTCCCAAGACGAGATCCAGTCCTT
- the GGNBP2 gene encoding gametogenetin-binding protein 2 isoform X2, with amino-acid sequence MWSVMNYRTQSTGEWKRCFPFPRRASPSCLMVMEFPDNVLNLDGHQNNGAQLKQFIQRHSMLKQQDLNIAMMVTSREVLSALSQLVPCVGCRRSVERLFSQLVESGNPALEPLTVGSKGVLSVTPSCMRDAKKLYTLFYVHGSKLNEMIDAIPKSKKNKRCQLHSLDTHKPKPLGGCWMDVWELMSQECRDEVVLIDSSCLLETLETYLRKHRFCTDCKNKVLRAYTILIGELDCNKEKGYCAALYEGLRCCPHERHIHVCCETDFIAHLLGRAEPEFAGGRRERHAKTIDIAQEEVLTCLGIHLYERLHRIWQKLRAEEQTWQMLFYLGVDALRKSFEMAVERVQGISRLEQLCEEFSEEERVRELKQEKKRQKRKNRRKNKCACEIPAPLQAAEENDVSQEKENFLEGGCKACGGAEERGTCVEVIVTNENTSCTCPAGGTLLGSPKIKKGLSAHCNGSDCGYSSSMEGSETGSREGSDVACTEGICNHDENGDDPCPHRCDDKEEDGDSCVECWANSEDNNLKGKNKKKKKKNKKCEAEHIQKLGSCIVEASAHENSGTAVHTDFYRDKTKDPHAETCSCSEKVGQPVPWAEHRKTVLLCAEPPEVASAPDSGKGAKSLVELLDESECTSDEELFISQDEIQSFMANNKSFYSNREQYRQHLKEKFNKYCRLNDHKGPVCSGWLTTAGAN; translated from the exons ATGTGGTCAGTGATGAACTACCGAACTCAGTCCACCGGCGAGTGGAAACGTTGCTTTCCATTCCCCCGTCGTGCATCGCCGTCGTGTCTT ATGGTGATGGAGTTTCCCGATAATGTGTTAAACCTCGATGGACATCAGAACAACGGAGCACAATTAAAGCAGTTCATCCAG cGGCATAGCATGCTCAAGCAGCAGGATTTGAACATTGCCATGATGGTGACATCGCGCGAAGTCCTGAGCGCGCTCTCCCAGCTGGTCCCATGCGTCGGATGCCGTCGTAGCGTGGAGCGCCTCTTCTCTCAGCTTGTCGAGTCTGGGAACCCTGCCCTCGAGCCCCTCACGGTCGGGTCGAAAGGCGTCCTCTCCGTCACTCCGAGCTGCATGCGAGACGCAAAGAAGCTCTACACGCTTTTCTATGTGCATGG GTCCAAATTAAATGAAATGATAGACGCGATTCCAAAAAGTAAGAAGAACAAGCGATGCCAATTGCACTCCTTGGACACGCACAAGCCGAAACCCTTGGG GGGTTGCTGGATGGATGTGTGGGAACTCATGTCCCAGGAGTGCCGGGACGAAGTAGTCTTAATCGATTCCAGTTGCCTGTTGGAAACATTAGAAACATATCTGCGAAAGCACAG GTTTTGCACTGACTGCAAGAACAAAGTTCTGCGGGCCTATACCATTTTGATCGGGGAACTGGATTGCAACAAGGAGAAGGGCTACTGCGCTGCCCTCTACGAGGGGCTGCGCTGTTGCCCCCACGAGCGCCACATCCACGTCTGCTGCGAGACGGACTTCATCGCCCACCTCCTTGGCCGAGCCGAGCCCGAGTTCGCAGGAGG gcgaCGGGAGAGGCACGCCAAGACAATTGACATCGCCCAAGAGGAGGTCCTCACCTGCCTGGGCATCCATCTCTACGAACGGCTGCACCGCATCTGGCAGAAGCTCCGGGCCGAGGAACAAACGTGGCAGATGCTCTTCTACTTGGGGGTTGATGCGCTCCGTAAAAGCTTTGAG ATGGCTGTGGAACGCGTGCAAGGCATCAGCCGGCTGGAGCAACTCTGCGAGGAGTTCTCCGAAGAGGAGCGAGTGCGGGAGCTCAAGCAGGAGAAGAAGCGGCAGAAGCGCAAGAACAGGCGGAAAAATAAGTGCGCGTGCGAGATCCCTGCTCCCTTGCAAGCGGCAGAAGAGAATGACGTGAGCCAGGAGAAG gaaaatttcttggAAGGCGGCTGCAAAGCCTGTGGCGGGGCGGAAGAGAGAGGCACCTGCGTTGAAGTTATCGTTACCAATGAGAACACATCCTGCACTTGTCCAGCCGGTGGCACTTTACTGGGATCACCTAAAATAAAGAAAG GTTTATCTGCACATTGTAATGGCAGCGACTGCGGCTATTCTTCCAGCATGGAGGGCAGCGAAACAGGATCGCGAGAGGGCTCCGATGTAGCTTGCACTGAAGGCATTTGCAACCATGATGAAAACG GCGATGACCCCTGCCCCCATCGCTGCGATGACAAGGAAGAGGACGGGGACAGTTGCGTGGAGTGCTGGGCCAACTCAGAAGACAATAACCTGAAAGgcaaaaacaagaagaagaaaaagaaaaacaagaagtgCGAGGCCGAGCAT ATCCAAAAGCTGGGGAGCTGCATTGTGGAGGCGAGCGCGCACGAGAACTCAGGAACCGCCGTGCACACAGACTTCTACCGGGACAAGACCAAAGACCCGCATGCCGAAACGTGCTCCTGCTCAGAGAAGGTTGGGCAGCCAGTCCCTTGGGCAGAGCACCGGAAAACAGTGCTCCTATGCGCAGAGCCTCCCGAGGTGGCCTCCGCTCCCGATTCTGGAAAGGGGGCTAAAAGTTTGGTGGAACTCCTT GACGAGTCCGAGTGCACTTCCGACGAGGAGCTCTTCATCTCCCAAGACGAGATCCAGTCCTT